The following proteins come from a genomic window of Blastococcus sp. HT6-30:
- a CDS encoding alkaline phosphatase D family protein, giving the protein MPPAADSAPTLVLGPLLRHVDPVSATVWVETDRPCEVAVLGRSARTFCVGVHHYALVVVEDLEPGSTTPYEVRLDDVRVWPPEDSAFPASRIRTPGGPGAFRLAFGSCRYASPGTVAASEGIPPDALDLYADQVAALPEDRWPDALVLLGDQVYADELSEHTRSLLHRRHDGRTGHRSPDDEIVDFEEYTRLYYESWQDPRVRWLLSTIPSSMIFDDHEMIDDWNTSAAWRATASQQPWWHGRITGGLVSYWVYQHLGNLSPRELAESKAWQAIQGLGADDPARDAEPVLREMAELADAEPATIRWSFVRHWGDVRLIMVDSRAGRVLEEQHRRMLDEDEFAWVEAAMRRAVDEGVEHLIVGTSLPWLLPHAIHNLERWNETLNVRHHGRWRGRIAEAIRQAADLEHWSAFSHSFERLGAALTAVARGDHGRAPATALVLSGDVHHAYAAELVRPGGLRARVHQLTVSPLHNQAPHPIRVGFRVGWSRAARRWTERLARLVRAEPTSLDWDKNAGPFFGNQIGELVLDGREARFLLSVSERGDEHLRQVLDEPLSGG; this is encoded by the coding sequence ATGCCACCCGCTGCCGACAGCGCTCCTACCCTCGTGCTGGGGCCGCTCCTGCGGCACGTCGACCCCGTGTCGGCCACCGTCTGGGTCGAGACCGACCGCCCCTGCGAGGTCGCCGTCCTCGGCCGGAGCGCGCGCACCTTCTGCGTCGGCGTCCACCACTACGCGCTGGTCGTCGTGGAGGACCTCGAGCCCGGAAGCACCACGCCGTACGAGGTCCGCCTGGACGACGTCCGGGTGTGGCCGCCCGAGGACTCGGCGTTCCCGGCCAGCCGGATCCGGACGCCGGGCGGTCCGGGTGCGTTCCGGCTGGCCTTCGGCTCCTGCCGCTACGCCAGCCCCGGCACCGTCGCGGCCTCGGAGGGCATCCCGCCGGACGCCCTGGACCTCTACGCCGACCAGGTGGCGGCCCTGCCGGAGGACCGCTGGCCCGACGCGCTGGTCCTGCTGGGCGACCAGGTGTACGCCGACGAGCTGAGCGAGCACACCAGGTCGCTGCTGCACCGCCGGCATGACGGGCGCACCGGGCACCGGTCCCCGGACGACGAGATCGTGGACTTCGAGGAGTACACCCGGCTGTACTACGAGTCCTGGCAGGACCCCCGGGTGCGGTGGCTGCTGTCGACCATCCCGTCGTCCATGATCTTCGACGACCACGAGATGATCGACGACTGGAACACCTCGGCGGCCTGGCGGGCCACGGCCTCCCAGCAGCCCTGGTGGCACGGGCGGATCACCGGCGGCCTGGTCAGCTACTGGGTGTACCAGCACCTGGGCAACCTCAGCCCGCGGGAGCTGGCCGAGAGCAAGGCCTGGCAGGCGATCCAGGGGCTGGGCGCGGACGACCCCGCGCGGGACGCCGAGCCGGTGCTGCGCGAGATGGCCGAGCTGGCCGACGCCGAACCGGCGACGATCCGGTGGAGCTTCGTGCGGCACTGGGGCGACGTGCGGCTGATCATGGTCGACAGCCGGGCGGGCCGGGTCCTGGAGGAGCAGCACCGCCGGATGCTCGACGAGGACGAGTTCGCCTGGGTCGAGGCCGCGATGCGCCGCGCCGTGGACGAGGGCGTGGAGCACCTCATCGTCGGCACCTCGCTGCCCTGGCTGCTGCCGCACGCGATCCACAACCTGGAGCGGTGGAACGAGACGCTCAACGTGCGGCACCACGGCCGCTGGCGTGGCCGGATCGCCGAGGCGATCCGGCAGGCGGCCGACCTGGAGCACTGGTCGGCCTTCAGCCACTCCTTCGAGCGGCTGGGCGCGGCGCTGACCGCCGTCGCCCGCGGGGACCACGGCCGGGCTCCCGCCACGGCGCTGGTCCTCTCCGGCGACGTCCACCACGCCTACGCCGCCGAGCTGGTGCGTCCCGGCGGGCTCCGGGCCCGGGTGCACCAGCTGACCGTCTCCCCGCTGCACAACCAGGCGCCGCACCCGATCCGCGTCGGCTTCCGGGTCGGCTGGAGCCGGGCGGCGCGCCGGTGGACCGAGCGCCTGGCGCGGCTGGTCCGGGCCGAGCCCACCAGCCTGGACTGGGACAAGAACGCCGGACCCTTCTTCGGCAACCAGATCGGCGAGCTCGTGCTGGACGGCCGGGAGGCCCGGTTCCTGCTGTCGGTGTCGGAGCGGGGCGACGAGCACCTGCGGCAGGTGCTCGACGAGCCGCTGTCCGGCGGGTGA
- a CDS encoding endonuclease/exonuclease/phosphatase family protein, which produces MTGVHGVRPAPGPDQPPIPVRLATFNTHHGVGDDARHDLPRLAKLLASVDADVICLQEVDRHFGERSEDVDQALLLSRALDMQLAWGPAIDEGRPGDRPPRQYGNALLSRLPILISDVHRLPGSGEPRSALRTMVELDGGALWITATHLTTRSAGERATQVASLAGLHTESMETGVLVGDFNAEPDAPELDVLRQRFTDAWRLARARDDQAGWRIWQKDAGRTHPARSPHRRIDQVWVSSGVAVAGAYVLDAEGASDHLPVVVDLEIRSGV; this is translated from the coding sequence ATGACTGGTGTGCACGGGGTGCGGCCCGCCCCGGGTCCCGACCAGCCCCCGATCCCGGTACGGCTGGCCACCTTCAACACCCACCACGGCGTGGGCGACGACGCGCGGCACGACCTGCCGCGGCTGGCCAAGCTGCTGGCCTCGGTGGACGCCGACGTCATCTGCCTGCAGGAGGTGGACCGCCACTTCGGCGAGCGCAGCGAGGACGTCGACCAGGCGTTGCTGCTCTCCCGGGCGCTGGACATGCAACTGGCCTGGGGTCCGGCGATCGACGAGGGCCGCCCCGGCGACCGGCCGCCCCGCCAGTACGGCAACGCGCTCCTCTCGCGGTTGCCCATCCTGATCAGCGACGTCCACCGGCTGCCCGGTTCCGGTGAGCCGCGCAGCGCGCTGCGGACGATGGTCGAGCTCGACGGCGGCGCGCTGTGGATCACCGCCACGCACCTGACCACCCGGTCGGCCGGGGAACGGGCCACGCAGGTCGCCTCTCTGGCCGGCCTGCACACCGAGTCGATGGAGACCGGCGTCCTGGTCGGTGACTTCAACGCCGAGCCCGACGCTCCGGAGCTCGACGTGCTACGGCAGCGCTTCACCGACGCCTGGCGGCTGGCCCGGGCCCGCGACGACCAGGCGGGCTGGAGGATCTGGCAGAAGGACGCCGGCAGGACCCACCCGGCCCGGTCGCCGCACCGGCGCATCGACCAGGTGTGGGTGTCCTCCGGGGTGGCCGTGGCCGGGGCCTACGTGCTCGACGCCGAGGGCGCCTCGGACCACCTCCCGGTCGTCGTCGACCTGGAGATCCGCAGCGGGGTCTAG
- the smc gene encoding chromosome segregation protein SMC yields the protein MHLSSLTLKGFKSFASATTLRLEPGITAVVGPNGSGKSNVVDAISWVLGEQGAKSLRGGKMEDVIFAGTAGRPALGRAEVTLTIDNSDGALPIEYTEVSITRRMYRSGESEYEINGDKVRLLDVQELLSDSGIGREMHVIVGQGQLDAVLSGRPEDRRAFVEEAAGVLKHRKRKEKALRKLDGMQANLDRLADLTAELRRQLKPLGRQAEVARRAAGVQADLRDARLRLLADDLVQLRDALDRDVADETAARERRAVVERDLAVVSRRESELESGLAAGAPRLQAASDTWYRLSALGERFRSASQLAAERHRHLSAAAPAAASGRDPEQLDAEAERVATTEAELAAGLAAERERLARVVAGRTDLERSLAEAEKAWVAAARALADRRESLARLSGEVAAARSRVGAGQAEIDRLASAAAEAAGRAEVAAERLADRRGQVAEQEDTDVALVAAHEDAVAAHAAAARRVTELAEAERAAERDRASWQARRDALALGLTPADGAAAVLGAGLAGVVGPLPEQLTVTPGDEVALAAALGGMADAVVVSGVAEAAAALAHLSGSGGGRAGLLVTGGLPPVPRDGWPELPDGARWALDVVRAPGPLRPALARALERVALVADLDAAVRLVRTHPRVRAVTAIGDLLGADWALGGQADAPSNLELRARVDEAAAELAAATAHAAQLADELAEARRTAQERSADVDTALAARQAADRSRSAEAAALAELGAAARSAAAEAERHAAARVRAEESLERAATALSTLEGRLAEAQAAPVEDEPPTEDRDRLRAEVAAARQAETEARLAVRTAEERARALQGRAESLRRQARQERAARERAAAARIARERGAAVAARVRRDAEAALAALGASLSRAAAERDALAAARSSAEAELLEVRGRVRAATAELDRLTEEVHRDEVARTEQRYRIESLESRAAEEFGVDLPTLVGEYGPATPVPPAPQLVAEAEAAGQPVPEPQPYDRAVQERRVARAERDLTTLGKVNPLALEEFAALEERHTFLATQLEDLKNTRKDLLTVVREVDGRIHDVFAAAFADVAREFEQVFATLFPGGSGRLVLTDPENMLTTGVEVEARPPGKKVKRLSLLSGGERSLTAVALLVAIFRARPSPFYVLDEVEAALDDVNLGRLLVLVEQLRATSQLIIITHQKRTMEIADALYGVSMRGDGITGVISQRLREAESA from the coding sequence GTGCACCTGTCGAGCCTCACGCTGAAGGGCTTCAAGTCCTTCGCGTCCGCCACCACGCTACGGCTCGAGCCCGGGATCACCGCCGTCGTCGGCCCCAACGGGTCGGGCAAGTCCAACGTCGTCGACGCCATCTCCTGGGTCCTCGGCGAGCAGGGGGCGAAGAGCCTGCGCGGCGGCAAGATGGAGGACGTCATCTTCGCCGGCACCGCCGGCCGCCCCGCCCTCGGCCGGGCCGAGGTCACCCTGACCATCGACAACTCCGACGGCGCGCTGCCGATCGAGTACACCGAGGTGTCGATCACCCGCCGCATGTACCGCTCCGGGGAGAGCGAGTACGAGATCAACGGCGACAAGGTGCGCCTGCTCGACGTCCAGGAGCTGCTGAGCGACTCCGGCATCGGCCGGGAGATGCACGTCATCGTCGGCCAGGGCCAGCTCGACGCCGTCCTCTCCGGCCGCCCGGAGGACCGGCGCGCCTTCGTCGAGGAGGCCGCCGGCGTCCTCAAGCACCGCAAGCGCAAGGAGAAGGCGCTCCGCAAGCTCGACGGGATGCAGGCCAACCTCGACCGGCTGGCCGACCTCACCGCGGAGCTCCGCCGTCAGCTCAAGCCACTGGGCCGGCAGGCCGAGGTGGCCCGCCGCGCGGCCGGGGTCCAGGCCGACCTCCGCGACGCCCGCCTCCGGCTGCTCGCCGACGACCTCGTGCAGCTCCGCGACGCGCTGGACCGGGACGTCGCCGACGAGACGGCGGCCCGCGAGCGCCGCGCCGTGGTGGAGCGCGACCTCGCCGTCGTCTCCCGCCGGGAGTCCGAGCTGGAGAGCGGGCTCGCCGCCGGCGCCCCGCGGCTCCAGGCGGCGTCGGACACCTGGTACCGGCTCTCCGCCCTCGGGGAGCGCTTCCGCAGCGCCTCCCAGCTGGCCGCCGAGCGGCACCGCCACCTCTCCGCGGCCGCGCCGGCGGCGGCGAGCGGCCGCGATCCCGAGCAGCTCGACGCCGAGGCCGAGCGCGTCGCGACGACCGAGGCCGAGCTCGCCGCCGGGTTGGCTGCGGAACGCGAACGGCTGGCCCGGGTGGTGGCCGGCCGCACCGACCTCGAGCGATCGCTGGCCGAGGCGGAGAAGGCCTGGGTCGCGGCGGCCCGCGCGCTGGCCGACCGCCGGGAGAGCCTGGCCCGCCTGTCCGGTGAGGTCGCCGCGGCGCGCTCGCGGGTGGGCGCCGGGCAGGCCGAGATCGACCGGCTCGCCTCCGCCGCGGCCGAGGCCGCCGGCCGTGCGGAGGTCGCCGCCGAGCGGCTGGCCGACCGCCGGGGTCAGGTCGCCGAGCAGGAGGACACCGACGTCGCGCTCGTCGCGGCGCACGAGGACGCCGTGGCCGCCCACGCCGCGGCCGCCCGCCGGGTGACCGAGCTGGCCGAGGCCGAGCGGGCCGCGGAGCGCGACCGCGCCTCGTGGCAGGCCCGCCGGGACGCCCTCGCTCTCGGGCTGACCCCGGCCGACGGTGCGGCCGCGGTGCTCGGCGCCGGGCTGGCCGGCGTGGTCGGCCCGCTGCCCGAACAGCTGACCGTCACGCCCGGCGACGAGGTCGCCCTGGCCGCCGCGCTCGGGGGCATGGCCGACGCCGTCGTCGTGTCGGGCGTGGCCGAGGCCGCCGCGGCGCTGGCGCACCTGAGCGGCAGCGGCGGGGGCCGCGCCGGCCTGCTGGTCACCGGTGGGCTGCCGCCGGTCCCGCGGGACGGCTGGCCCGAGCTCCCCGACGGCGCCCGCTGGGCCCTGGACGTGGTGCGGGCACCCGGGCCGCTGCGGCCGGCCCTCGCGCGGGCTCTGGAGCGGGTCGCCCTCGTCGCCGACCTGGACGCCGCCGTCCGGCTGGTCCGCACGCACCCCCGGGTGCGCGCCGTCACCGCGATCGGCGACCTCCTCGGCGCCGACTGGGCGCTCGGTGGGCAGGCCGACGCGCCCTCGAACCTGGAGCTGCGCGCGCGGGTCGACGAGGCCGCCGCCGAGCTGGCCGCCGCCACCGCGCACGCCGCGCAGCTCGCCGACGAGCTGGCCGAGGCCCGGCGCACGGCGCAGGAGCGCTCCGCCGACGTCGACACCGCCCTGGCCGCCCGGCAGGCCGCCGACCGCAGCCGCTCCGCCGAGGCCGCCGCCCTGGCCGAGCTGGGCGCCGCGGCGCGCTCGGCCGCCGCCGAGGCCGAGCGGCACGCGGCCGCCCGGGTGCGGGCCGAGGAGTCGCTGGAGCGGGCCGCGACCGCGCTGTCGACGCTGGAGGGCCGGCTCGCCGAAGCCCAGGCCGCTCCGGTCGAGGACGAGCCGCCCACCGAGGACCGCGACCGGCTGCGAGCCGAGGTGGCCGCCGCCCGGCAGGCCGAGACCGAGGCCCGGCTGGCCGTGCGCACCGCCGAGGAGCGGGCGCGGGCGCTGCAGGGGCGTGCGGAGTCGCTGCGCCGCCAGGCCCGGCAGGAGCGGGCGGCCCGGGAGCGGGCCGCCGCGGCGCGGATCGCGCGGGAGCGCGGCGCGGCCGTGGCCGCCCGCGTGCGACGGGACGCCGAGGCCGCGCTGGCCGCCCTCGGGGCATCGCTGTCCCGCGCCGCGGCCGAGCGGGACGCCCTCGCCGCGGCCCGGAGCTCGGCGGAGGCGGAGCTGCTGGAGGTGCGCGGCCGGGTGCGTGCGGCCACCGCGGAGCTCGACCGGCTCACCGAAGAGGTGCACCGCGACGAGGTGGCCCGCACCGAGCAGCGGTACCGCATCGAGTCGCTGGAGAGCCGTGCCGCCGAGGAGTTCGGCGTCGACCTGCCGACGCTGGTGGGGGAGTACGGCCCCGCGACGCCGGTGCCCCCGGCGCCCCAGCTGGTCGCCGAGGCGGAGGCCGCCGGGCAGCCGGTGCCCGAGCCGCAGCCCTACGACCGGGCGGTGCAGGAGCGGCGGGTCGCCCGCGCCGAGCGGGACCTCACCACCCTCGGCAAGGTCAACCCGCTGGCCCTGGAGGAGTTCGCCGCCCTGGAGGAGCGGCACACCTTCCTCGCCACCCAGCTGGAGGACCTCAAGAACACCCGCAAGGACTTGCTGACCGTCGTCCGGGAGGTCGACGGGCGCATCCACGACGTCTTCGCCGCGGCCTTCGCCGACGTCGCCCGCGAGTTCGAGCAGGTCTTCGCCACCCTCTTCCCCGGGGGCTCGGGCCGCCTGGTGCTCACCGACCCGGAGAACATGCTGACCACCGGCGTGGAGGTGGAGGCGCGCCCGCCCGGCAAGAAGGTGAAACGGCTGTCGCTGCTCTCCGGCGGGGAGCGGTCGCTGACGGCGGTCGCGCTGCTGGTGGCGATCTTCCGCGCCCGCCCCTCGCCGTTCTACGTGCTCGACGAGGTGGAGGCGGCGCTGGACGACGTCAACCTCGGCCGGCTGCTGGTGCTCGTGGAGCAGCTCCGCGCCACCTCGCAGCTGATCATCATCACCCACCAGAAGCGGACGATGGAGATCGCCGACGCCCTCTACGGCGTCAGCATGCGCGGCGACGGCATCACCGGCGTCATCAGCCAGCGGCTCCGCGAGGCCGAGTCCGCCTAG